In uncultured Desulfuromonas sp., the genomic stretch AAGCCAGAGCTGGGCATGGTTCAACGATTGGATCGTGATACGTCCGGGGCAATGATCTTTTCAATTCATTCCCGTTCCCATAAAGCCTTGACCGAGTCCTGGCAATCGCGGCGTGTTCAGAAAGTCTACCATGCCCTTGTTCGCGACCCCGGACTTGATAACCAGGGCGAATTTATCTCCCTGCTTGCACGCAATCGTCGGACGAACAGGATGAAGTCTGTGGAACGTGGAGGGAAATCTGCCCATACCCGCTATCGTGTTCTGAAGCGCTTTTCCGGGTTCGCTCTGGTGGAAATTGAATTGCTCACCGGGCGGATGCATCAGATTCGGGTCCATTTTTCTGAAGCGGGGGCGCCGTTGTTGGGTGACAAACTTTACGGTGGCACCTGTTGTCTCGTCGGACAGGAGATTTCTCGTACCATGTTGCATTCTTTTCGCCTGGTATGTGATCATCCGGTAGACTCTAAGGTTGTTGAGTTTGAAGCCCCAAGACCGCACGATTTTGACGCCCTGTTGACCTGGTTGGAAAAAAAACATGATGACTTATCCTGATATCGATCCTGTTGCTATTCAGATCGGGCCATTGGCCGTGCGCTGGTATGGTCTGATGTATTTGGCTGGTTTTATCTGTGCTTATGCGATGATTTGCCGTTTGACAAGGCCGCATAATCGCCTGCGTCTGTCGTCAGATACGGTGGCAGATCTGCTGTTTGCCTGTGTTCTCGGTGTGGTTCTCGGCGGTCGCCTTGGCTACGTGTTATTTTACAACGCATCTTTTTACCTGCAGCACCCGACGAAGATCCTCTCGTTGTGGGAAGGGGGGATGAGTTTTCACGGCGGGTTGCTCGGGGTGGTCGTTGCGGCTTTGTGGTTTTGCCGCAAGCGTCAGCTTCCGGTGGCCTTGGTGGCCGATATTCTGGTGATCTCTTCCTGTTTCGGCTTATTCTTTGGCCGTCTGGGTAATTTTATTAATGGTGAACTGTGGGGCCGGGTCAGCTCTGTTCCCTGGGCCATGGTGTTTCCCGGGGCCGGTCCTCTGGCGCGTCATCCCAGTCAGCTTTATGAGGCCGTTCTTGAGGGCCCTATCTTGCTGCTGATTCTGCTGGCTGTTTACCGGGCGAACAAGGCGCCCGGAACGACGTTTTTTGCCTTTGTCAGCGGTTATGCCGGATTTCGTTTTGTGGTGGAGTTTTTTCGCCAACCGGATGCCCACCTTGGTGCCGTGTTTGCTGGAATGAGTATGGGACAATTGCTGTCACTGCCGATGATGATGATCGGGGTGGCTGGGATTGTCTGGCTCAA encodes the following:
- a CDS encoding RluA family pseudouridine synthase, producing MVNKKSQRLSFVVDSPAAEKRLDQWLAMADSGLSRTVIRKVIDLGGVHVNGRRVRKCSLAVNPGDQIELYRDQQPLTPFRLSEEDILYRDKFLLVVNKPSGVESQPTPARYKGTLYEALMLFLKDPYRPLDKPELGMVQRLDRDTSGAMIFSIHSRSHKALTESWQSRRVQKVYHALVRDPGLDNQGEFISLLARNRRTNRMKSVERGGKSAHTRYRVLKRFSGFALVEIELLTGRMHQIRVHFSEAGAPLLGDKLYGGTCCLVGQEISRTMLHSFRLVCDHPVDSKVVEFEAPRPHDFDALLTWLEKKHDDLS
- the lgt gene encoding prolipoprotein diacylglyceryl transferase; the protein is MMTYPDIDPVAIQIGPLAVRWYGLMYLAGFICAYAMICRLTRPHNRLRLSSDTVADLLFACVLGVVLGGRLGYVLFYNASFYLQHPTKILSLWEGGMSFHGGLLGVVVAALWFCRKRQLPVALVADILVISSCFGLFFGRLGNFINGELWGRVSSVPWAMVFPGAGPLARHPSQLYEAVLEGPILLLILLAVYRANKAPGTTFFAFVSGYAGFRFVVEFFRQPDAHLGAVFAGMSMGQLLSLPMMMIGVAGIVWLNTRRPCER